From one Mycolicibacterium sp. HK-90 genomic stretch:
- the dapD gene encoding 2,3,4,5-tetrahydropyridine-2,6-dicarboxylate N-succinyltransferase, producing MTAASGVGLATITADGTVLDTWFPAPELSASGPAGTVKLTGDDVPADFAGLTGPDADRGVEVVAVRTTIASLDDKPADAHDAYLRLHLLSHRLVAPHGANMDGIFGLLANVVWTSFGPCAVEGFETVRARLRRRGMVAVYGIDKFPRMVDYVTPTGVRIADADRVRLGAHLASGTTVMHEGFVNFNAGTLGTSMVEGRISAGVVVDDGSDVGGGASIMGTLSGGGKEVISVGKRCLLGANSGLGISLGDDCVIEAGLYVTGGTKVTTADGQTTKAIELSGANNLLFRRNSLSGAVEVVKRDGTGITLNEALHAN from the coding sequence GTGACTGCAGCATCTGGCGTCGGCCTGGCCACCATCACCGCCGACGGGACCGTCCTGGACACCTGGTTTCCCGCCCCCGAGCTGAGCGCCTCCGGCCCGGCCGGCACGGTGAAGCTGACCGGCGATGACGTCCCCGCCGATTTCGCGGGCCTGACCGGCCCCGATGCCGACCGCGGCGTCGAGGTGGTGGCGGTGCGCACCACGATCGCCTCGCTGGACGACAAGCCGGCCGACGCGCACGACGCCTACCTCCGGCTGCACCTGCTCTCGCACCGGCTGGTCGCCCCCCACGGCGCCAACATGGACGGCATCTTCGGCCTGCTGGCCAACGTGGTCTGGACGAGCTTCGGGCCGTGCGCGGTCGAGGGCTTCGAGACCGTGCGGGCGCGGCTGCGTCGCCGCGGCATGGTCGCGGTGTACGGCATCGACAAATTCCCGCGCATGGTCGACTACGTCACGCCGACCGGTGTGCGGATCGCCGACGCCGACCGCGTGCGCCTCGGCGCCCACCTGGCCTCCGGCACCACCGTCATGCACGAGGGATTCGTGAACTTCAACGCCGGCACGCTGGGCACCTCGATGGTCGAGGGCCGGATCTCGGCCGGCGTCGTGGTCGACGACGGCTCCGACGTCGGTGGCGGCGCGTCGATCATGGGCACGCTATCCGGTGGCGGCAAAGAGGTCATCTCGGTCGGCAAGCGCTGCCTGCTGGGCGCCAACTCCGGCCTGGGCATCTCACTCGGCGATGACTGCGTGATCGAGGCCGGGCTGTACGTCACCGGGGGCACCAAGGTCACCACGGCCGACGGGCAGACCACCAAGGCCATCGAACTGTCCGGCGCCAACAACCTGCTGTTCCGCCGCAACTCGCTGTCGGGCGCGGTCGAGGTCGTCAAGCGCGACGGCACCGGCATCACGCTGAACGAGGCGTTGCACGCCAACTAG
- a CDS encoding VOC family protein, whose protein sequence is MGLRFSEICIDAHDPTALGAWWSEVLGWPTHTDADGDVILTPPPGAGPTWLFAPVPDDKVVKNRVHLDFTPDDQQAEVDRLIGLGARHIDVGQGEQTWVVLADPEGNEFCVLAAR, encoded by the coding sequence ATGGGGTTGAGGTTCTCCGAGATCTGCATCGACGCGCACGACCCCACGGCCTTGGGTGCCTGGTGGTCGGAAGTTCTCGGCTGGCCCACACACACCGATGCCGACGGCGACGTGATCCTCACCCCGCCGCCAGGCGCCGGCCCGACCTGGTTGTTCGCGCCCGTGCCCGACGACAAGGTGGTCAAGAACCGCGTCCACCTCGATTTCACCCCTGACGACCAGCAGGCCGAGGTCGACCGACTGATCGGCCTGGGTGCCCGGCATATCGACGTCGGCCAGGGCGAGCAAACCTGGGTGGTGCTCGCCGACCCCGAGGGCAACGAGTTCTGCGTCCTGGCTGCCCGCTAA
- a CDS encoding acyl-CoA synthetase, with protein MLLASLNPAAVAAGADIADAVRIDGAVLSRSDLIGAATSVAERVAVAQRVAVLATPSATTVLAIIGCLIAGVPVVPIPADVGAAERRHILTDSGAQAWLGERPEETEGLPHIPVRLHARSWHRYPEPSPASTAIVMYTSGTTGAPKGVPISRQAIAADIDALATAWQWTADDTLVHGLPLFHVHGLVLGLLGSLRIGNRFVHTGKPTPAAYAQAQGTLYFGVPTVWSRVVKDLDSALALSTARLLVSGSAPLPVPVFDELVRLTGHAPVERYGSTESLITLSTRVDGERRPGWVGLPLAGVETRLVDDEGNSVPHDGESIGRLQIKGPMVFDGYLNRPEATAEAFDADGWYQTGDVAVIDADGMHRIVGRESVDLIKSGGYRIGAGEIETVLLGHDGVDEVAVVGVPDDDLGQRIVAFVVGRAAPDDLIEFVAQQLSAHKRPREVRLVESLPRNAMGKVMKKELAQWG; from the coding sequence GTGTTGCTGGCCTCCCTGAACCCCGCAGCCGTCGCCGCCGGTGCCGACATCGCCGACGCGGTCCGCATCGACGGTGCCGTACTCAGCCGCAGCGATCTCATCGGTGCGGCCACCTCGGTCGCCGAGCGCGTCGCCGTCGCGCAACGCGTCGCGGTGCTGGCGACGCCGAGCGCAACGACCGTGCTGGCCATCATCGGCTGCCTGATCGCCGGCGTGCCCGTCGTCCCGATCCCCGCCGACGTCGGAGCGGCCGAGCGTCGCCACATCCTCACCGACTCGGGCGCCCAGGCCTGGCTGGGGGAGCGGCCCGAGGAGACCGAGGGATTGCCGCACATCCCGGTGCGGCTGCACGCCCGGTCCTGGCACCGCTATCCCGAGCCATCGCCGGCCTCGACCGCGATCGTCATGTACACCTCCGGCACCACCGGGGCGCCCAAGGGTGTGCCGATCAGCCGGCAGGCGATCGCCGCGGACATCGACGCGCTGGCCACCGCTTGGCAATGGACCGCCGACGACACCCTGGTGCACGGCCTGCCGCTGTTCCACGTACACGGTCTGGTGCTCGGCCTGCTCGGGTCGCTGCGCATCGGAAACCGCTTCGTGCACACCGGAAAACCCACTCCGGCCGCTTATGCCCAAGCGCAGGGCACGCTGTACTTCGGGGTGCCGACGGTGTGGTCCCGGGTGGTCAAGGATCTCGACTCCGCGCTGGCGCTGTCGACGGCCCGACTCCTGGTATCCGGCAGCGCACCGCTTCCGGTGCCGGTGTTCGACGAGTTGGTGCGACTGACCGGGCACGCGCCGGTGGAGCGCTACGGCAGCACCGAGTCGCTGATCACGCTGAGCACCCGGGTGGACGGGGAACGCCGGCCCGGATGGGTGGGGTTGCCGCTGGCCGGCGTGGAGACCCGGCTCGTCGACGACGAAGGCAACTCCGTACCCCACGACGGGGAGTCGATCGGGCGGTTGCAGATCAAGGGCCCCATGGTGTTCGACGGTTATCTGAACCGGCCAGAGGCCACCGCCGAGGCATTCGACGCCGACGGCTGGTACCAGACCGGAGACGTCGCGGTCATCGATGCCGACGGCATGCACCGTATCGTCGGCCGCGAGTCGGTGGACCTGATCAAGTCCGGCGGGTACCGCATCGGTGCCGGTGAGATCGAGACGGTGCTGCTGGGCCACGACGGTGTCGACGAGGTGGCGGTGGTCGGTGTGCCCGACGATGACCTCGGGCAGCGCATCGTCGCGTTCGTCGTCGGCCGTGCCGCCCCCGACGACTTGATCGAGTTTGTCGCCCAACAACTTTCAGCACACAAGCGACCGCGGGAGGTCCGGCTCGTCGAGAGCCTGCCCCGCAACGCCATGGGCAAGGTGATGAAAAAGGAGCTGGCCCAATGGGGTTGA